One stretch of Juglans microcarpa x Juglans regia isolate MS1-56 chromosome 3D, Jm3101_v1.0, whole genome shotgun sequence DNA includes these proteins:
- the LOC121256576 gene encoding phosphoprotein ECPP44-like: protein MADQHSKAQEDEAAPKTAGESVYRTGMFLEKKEDKKPQEDVAVTDAEPMEEEEKPNLLEELRQSESKSGSSSDEDDGGEKKKNKMNGLKEKISGQKEEEDTKHNETFIPADNDEKAHEQATRPEEKKGFIEKIKEKLPGQHKKPGEGASEGCEANKQHSPEGEPKEKKGILEKIKEKLPGCQRNEEKED from the exons ATGGCAGATCAGCATTCTAAAGCCCAGGAAGATGAGGCAGCCCCAAAGACGGCCGGAGAATCAGTGTATCGTACTGGGATgtttttagaaaagaaagaagacaagAAACCTCAAGAGGATGTGGCCGTGACAGATGCCGAACcaatggaagaggaagagaagccCAATCTCTTGGAAGAGCTCCGCCAGTCTGAAAGCAAGTCCGGCTCG TCTAGCGATGAAGACGAtggaggagagaagaaaaagaacaagatgaatgggttgaaggaaaaaatatcaggccaaaaagaagaggaagatacCAAGCACAACGAAACATTCATTCCAGCTGACAATGATGAAAAAGCACATGAACAAGCAACACGcccagaggaaaaaaaagggtttatagagaaaatcaaagaaaaacttCCAGGACAGCACAAGAAGCCGGGAGAAGGTGCTTCCGAAGGGTGTGAAGCAAATAAGCAGCATTCCCCTGAAGGTGAACCAAAGGAGAAGAAAGGAATCTTGGAGAAAATTAAGGAGAAGCTGCCTGGGTGCCAGAGGAATGAAGAGAAGGAGGACTAA